A genome region from Anopheles stephensi strain Indian chromosome 2, UCI_ANSTEP_V1.0, whole genome shotgun sequence includes the following:
- the LOC118503851 gene encoding uncharacterized protein LOC118503851 isoform X2 — protein sequence MDPEEVTITENNLDNRPVVEVFGRQIDLSSILSKLETVLSKNPQIEEVRFIAGTIFKIDANLEQEVWRGRNVVVHAKEVIVCQPVHWNVSGKDRLHTYEQTAGTATDGNGLNGKDGYAGESGGNVLITARKIKCSDNLTITSNGGNGSNGQDGGNGVAGKDGTGISKKDFDLAFPPACAPSLIYVTNLVKTYKNVQKLSHTVLKQWLKETVLFFSKTYTNNVFNIITSSNSADLYDGFVKGRTEEGHTITFSYQSGIGIDNCQAFLLVEGSPGTPGKTGGEYGLGGEGGKPGEINILEGNHHIAAKTCTKTGADGENGRGGFAGRHGKRGWDMAYMDYTLGRASGSWPKYFGTDETSSLKLDYYENSADDRVRCPYMNDTKWRYAGITVSRLENKHTTSLGERNSSRSNNERQHHAKAVGKKTISAQRVLNAYSEFMNTVEAEIREAKEKQAYEEQQAEQAKRAQADQLAVEMQKLKLQNDATVGMDQDQGQQLFSEPIAQKQEANEMLQELNNQLECDEEESEYDSAQEEIDQSLGDNIPSSECNNVEDDLQELSINRHVPFNPGMEHRKVKVTLSTSGKANAGERTFTKADSTDLDDWLELNTFVIDCDGLKKLMHDFTKVKASLSGQRSKENTTKMEIIDEIFVAKYKLAALQEMTHRLGLNQTVKPQITVQLQIAAKHLTESKAKDNLSGHTVLGTMKQYIFENTQQQRDNLADYVEQELKNDNISFQRTVKVFVLETEYEEMLNESLESLRKELRQPQHANIRQFWDGSDDRPLEDAVRKMLERDETLKKHYDRWNGMKRKIAQYEFADNRCVEEGVRQKFIKHIRSKGITAKSCRALLAYLYNVNLKVYERDDDYELVLREDHNSSSDTSNHILSRGNDFGQLQVNEEYLKLEQDRLHSDRTYGKILHEIDTLKSIKEIDNYLHKNCVQVLQSNSEMIEKYHFDDRSAAETIAAYFPLEERDEIRPMLEKVSFEICKQKGILQHMLRRFSCEGKHVSFNELSFIINTVLDHFVNDGQEEYSFTWIVAAYSQRYWLNEVILLQLETYFKQQLKHKQQWREYMRRIDQKEVLMEFSTELQYSVCTEECVGEILHLLSSVSIESMDFDGIPLSEWGYFLKEHYWTNKLSNVLEWKDDRSLGDATYYIRSVENTFGGSKANELLDKIKRKGQQITATILLDILLNLHKQKWKLSDENIRVLECASSLQEWIAFMEEKYKPTLDELKIEQLTEIIESDGISSTEIIQHLPGIRTSVYNVWNKNVMYNETSVASFTESEIRSWVSEFRNKLDHLRSYGLEIYEEMLAVIDRAIELKRGFRLRDTQRLTVLLLLTNDRSTLAQVSTGEGKSLIVVALSLIKALLREKVDIITSSPVLAKRDSEVNSDIYGLFGIAVSHNCSANIEQRKDAYSMHQVVYGDLANFQRDYLLDRFYGKNILGDRDFANVIVDEVDSMLLDKGNNMLYLSHDIPGMDKLESVYIFIWQMVNNSSERPEDVDIDMVKEEVLNGMYNRIKLDDLLQLDKCLSLRRVNMIWNCLVDGGILNQEGHVVSDTIDSNRLQEVLSPEVKQYNHRLNFLLKECVERELAINVPNHLKKFVERHLTSWIISAINALLMEPGQSYVVDCPKSGSKASRNPGIIILDKDTGADQGSSQWDEALHQFLQLKHGCKLSMQSLKAVFVSNVTYFKMYKLLYGLTGTLGSQRERNLLKEIHQVAFVTIPTAKSKQFEEYEPIIISGHRRWLESIQIEANKLINEENRSVLIICDTINDAECIGNALKEMFANNMHTYTRDYQEFEVVQGSKQLPQGQIIIATNLAGRGTDIRITDQLRRTGGLHVMLTYLPENIRIEEQAFGRAARSGDKGSGRLIITVTSQKQLKKSKIIDLKKKRDEQELHRISEIKAYYEKTIRAEEICFDEFKKVYEVHRKSLDKADAPAEVKTVLQQTCLDQWSFWLDEYSDSMEDIMSDCDDSAIPTVLKNFLSKLSKFDTGVEGERFNSNRWQDWVAGNPMRMVQLANYLSEFHVKKSEDYRKKMAKQAVNVVRKGTFNIEKDVTLAYETAMSLYGEVIKTEPHFSEAAYYYRAYTLMKTIEWENDTKSTTNRQQLKAFKRDLREAIRLFEGHCTFAMQAAATVDKLKRNSFWHEDYQAQKQCMCQLYQSFIRSIEDIFGHAVTSGTFVTENIKEHLSDRIFTKLIEEGAIARPKVRKTISDRQLYSIHKDYGIPIEALRRFLTAHAGPIDVDTFLEEFRRSFPLPSREQFWEILIDQKVLHSVKKYVLVDTVKLEVIDPSLTDALNAKVRNKTLVKESIERDKDQIVLYHELLQIYDTENGDPQANSNMVDIFEQDNFITLIGREKFVMLTRKGIVRCNEKANIDKRMMAACKFSSFDSISAEDIAFKANIVIGEARLIIEELVSRKILARNGDSYVMTDEVRSSEDDLVPTYPVYESSIEAILSHCLSYRSALSNIKKQLENNDQPLRIPLQCNPYPELFQNLLQQNIINPIIVKDANLKDTLDRAFQVKLYVNSNGIIYRQEMVPLFSKSLYISTADSERLYDHFVADIFANIRKAIERAVTIFNPFLFVTIDEKPKSDTKIKFEPLNQAAERLRYDMGKTVEVFLAQQKQFYKTETRSHVENTLKQMKPALVGLKVPNIQLKSIQEVTKYVETNFGNFEEEQLFYLNGLPRLLHLVEKQWSEQMNTNLKLVCGIALAQFAAAAIIEIASAGLMTHVASGLMSEGISDLMYAVSSYRSGYFSWEDYRSEKWKSVLLTAVTAGVGAYFSRGTKVSRIANKVSGPGLMKDGKEIATMTGWGMIKEIGGTRVFSETVKRIVMKTAQGFAQGLANVIVDKFTEDYLQSLIETIAADMLAQTVRKVDDHKIADSLKKIYDELGEEQTRNLVHQLPAFGSNERDTCISYTKQITTSLSQGFASAMQKNQSGNRTMKILSNISTVWVWTERAIEIGKLTAVIGTFLDNLDSQMNKKFNAMANSSSVAENAQPNEGSNFEKFKAEIVNEWKMQLTEHVGRIIAQHIVKPLLTDALNRVGKYIKRIPRNIKQRMLRRRMQRLQKKHDEKMRNRSLTDEAKANLKAEHQAKLLKIMYKTKSPSLFADIILENVPMDLTCAAACTPLVHALLAKMGKPVAGITVTIMGENGIQQTFCTGSLDGGEERKVVLQLKDNHFTFSDSQLNASNNNCFYAALSEAIPELKNIGADEFRKQIADTIRHDSDVQHRIRQGWHRYPIKQCNAVGGRALPPKQKTKRVKQTPQPNVKVVVPRASEAEHLKPLAAEFLSPPVFCPEAKSAALHLYSRLTIYEFEFAGVIQAIVAKTGVPFEKLMEEGASNCTDNLGIVKGGKIHRAHTIRVKINEDALKDHPHELAILKKYAGHREYVCKEANQYDKIGGIIDKSQMNRLKKLVKNHDFSKKPTAEDKEIMQKHLTDTAKLMDHHKSEIKNESPKDDSATKQQIKSKIKNESQSPKDDSATKHQIKAKIKNKSPKYDSAMKQQMEVAKGKILTIDVDKLYEYGQFGRKAV from the exons ATGGATCCTGAGGAAGTTACCATCACCGAAAATAATCTAGACAATCGTCCGGTTGTTGAAGTGTTTGGACGGCAAATAGATCTTAGTTCCATATTATCCAAGCTAGAGACTGTGCTTTCGAAAAACCCCCAAATTGAGGAGGTTCGTTTCATTGCCGGTACAATCTTCAAGATTGATGCAAACCTTGAACAGGAAGTATGGCGTGGTCGAAATGTCGTGGTTCACGCAAAGGAGGTTATTGTTTGCCAACCGGTTCACTGGAACGTATCGGGAAAGGATCGTCTCCATACATACGAGCAAACTGCTGGCACTGCAACAGACGGCAACGGGTTGAATGGTAAGGATGGATATGCTGGAGAAAGTGGTGGCAATGTTTTGATAACTGCTCGCAAAATTAAATGTTCAGATAATTTGACAATTACTTCCAATGGCGGAAATGGTAGCAATGGTCAAGATGGCGGCAATGGAGTAGCGGGAAAAGATGGAACAGGTATTTCCAAAAAGGATTTTGATCTAGCGTTTCCTCCTGCTTGTGCTCCATCGCTTATCTATGTGACAAATTTAgttaaaacatacaaaaacgTACAAAAATTGAGTCACACCGTTTTGAAGCAATGGTTGAAGGAGACagtgcttttcttctccaaaaCCTACACCAATAATGTATTCAACATTATCACTTCTTCAAATAGTGCTGACTTGTATGACGGTTTTGTCAAGGGTAGAACGGAGGAAGGACACACAATAACATTTTCATATCAGAGTGGTATTGGGATAGACAACTGTCAAGCATTTTTATTGGTGGAAGGATCACCAGGAACTCCGGGAAAGACCGGAGGGGAGTATGGTTTGGGCGGGGAAGGTGGTAAGCCCggagaaataaatattttggaGGGTAATCACCACATTGCTGCTAAAACTTGCACCAAAACGGGAGCTGATGGAGAGAATGGTAGAGGTGGTTTTGCTGGACGTCATGGCAAAAGAGGATGGGATATGGCGTACATGGACTATACACTGGGAAGAGCGTCCGGTTCGTGGCCTAAATATTTTGGAACGGATGAGACAAGTTCACTCAAGCTGGATTACTATGAGAACAGTGCAGATGACAGAGTACGTTGTCCGTACATGAACGACACAAAATGGCGATACGCAGGCATAACAGTGTCAAGGCTCGAAAACAAACATACGACATCGCTGGGGGAAAGAAACAGTAGTAGATCAAACAACGAACGACAACATCATGCTAAAGCCGTGGGAAAGAAAACTATCTCAGCACAGCGCGTACTGAACGCCTACTCAGAATTTATGAACACCGTAGAagcagaaattagagaagcaAAAGAGAAACAAGCCTATGAAGAACAACAAGCAGAACAGGCAAAAAGAGCTCAAGCAGACCAACTTGCTGTTGAAATGCAGAAACTAAAATTGCAGAACGATGCTACAGTTGGGATGGACCAGGATCAAGGACAACAACTCTTCTCTGAACCTATAGCGCAAAAGCAAGAGGCGAATGAAATGTTACAAGAGTTGAACAACCAGCTCGAATGCGACGAAGAAGAGAGTGAATATGATTCGGCACAGGAGGAGATCGATCAATCATTGGGAGACAATATACCGTCAAGTGAGTGCAACAACGTAGAAGACGATTTACAGGAGCTTTCAATAAATCGTCACGTGCCATTCAACCCAGGTATGGAGCACCGTAAGGTGAAGGTTACATTGAGTACCTCAGGTAAAGCTAATGCTGGTGAAAGGACTTTTACAAAAGCTGATTCCACGGATCTAGACGATTGGCTTGAGCTGAACACATTCGTTATAGATTGCGACGGTTTAAAGAAGCTAATGCACGATTTCACCAAAGTTAAAGCTAGTTTGAGTGGCCAACGTTCCAAAGAAAACACAACTAAAATGGAAATCATAGACGAAATCTTTGTAGCCAAATATAAGCTAGCTGCCCTACAAGAAATGACACACAGATTGGGATTGAACCAAACAGTCAAACCGCAGATTACGGTTCAACTGCAAATAGCAGCGAAACATCTGACGGAATCTAAAGCGAAGGACAATTTGTCGGGACATACAGTTTTGGGAACGATGAAACAGTACATATTTGAGAACACCCAGCAGCAACGGGACAACCTTGCAGACTATGTAGAACAAGAATTGAAGAATGATAACATATCCTTTCAACGTACAGTAAAGGTTTTCGTTCTGGAAACAGAATACGAGGAAATGCTCAACGAAAGCCTAGAAAGTTTGCGCAAAGAACTCCGACAGCCGCAGCACGCGAATATACGTCAGTTTTGGGATGGATCGGACGATAGACCGCTAGAAGACGCAGTCCGGAAGATGTTGGAACGCGATGAGACATTGAAGAAACATTACGATCGATGGAATGGCATGAAGAGAAAAATCGCCCAGTATGAATTCGCTGACAACCGGTGTGTGGAAGAAGGTGTTAGacaaaaatttataaaacacATACGGAGTAAAGGAATTACCGCAAAAAGTTGCAGGGCATTGTTAGCCTATCTGTACAATGTTAACCTGAAGGTGTACGAGAGGGATGACGATTACGAGTTAGTTCTTCGCGAAGATCATAATTCTTCTTCGGACACAAGCAATCACATCCTGTCCAGAGGCAACGACTTTGGGCAGCTTCAGGTAAATGAAGAGTACTTGAAACTAGAGCAGGATCGTTTACACAGCGATAGAACTTATGGGAAAATTCTTCACGAGATTGATACTCTCAAAAGCATCAAGGAGATTGACAATTACTTGCACAAAAACTGTGTGCAAGTTTTGCAAAGTAACTCTGAGATGATTGAGAAATATCATTTCGACGATAGATCTGCTGCCGAAACGATAGCAGCTTACTTTCCACTCGAAGAGCGGGATGAAATAAGGCCAATGTTGGAGAAGGTGTCGTTCGAAATTTGTAAACAGAAAGGCATTTTGCAACACATGTTAAGGCGCTTTTCCTGCGAAGGGAAGCACGTATCTTTCAATGAGCTTTCCTTCATCATAAACACTGTACTGGACCATTTTGTTAACGATGGACAAGAGGAGTACTCGTTCACTTGGATTGTAGCGGCTTACAGCCAACGTTACTGGCTGAACGAAGTTATACTGCTTCAGCTGGAAACCTACTTCAAGCAACAATTGAAACACAAGCAACAGTGGCGAGAATATATGCGAAGGATAGACCAAAAGGAAGTTTTGATGGAATTTTCCACCGAACTTCAGTACAGTGTGTGCACTGAGGAGTGCGTTGGTGAGATTTTGCACCTGTTGAGCAGTGTGTCGATCGAATCGATGGATTTCGACGGCATACCGCTCTCAGAGTGGGGATACTTTCTAAAGGAGCACTATTGGACGAATAAGTTGAGCAATGTGCTAGAATGGAAGGATGATCGAAGCTTGGGAGATGCTACTTACTACATCCGTTCTGTAGAGAATACATTTGGAGGTTCGAAGGCAAATGAGTTGCTGGACAAAATAAAGAGAAAAGGCCAGCAAATTACAGCGACCATATTGCTTGATATTCTCTTGAACTTacataaacaaaaatggaaactATCCGACGAGAACATTCGGGTGCTAGAATGTGCTAGTAGCTTGCAAGAGTGGATAGCATtcatggaagaaaaatataaaccTACTCTAGACGAACTGAAGATAGAGCAACTGACAGAGATAATTGAGAGTGATGGAATTTCTTCTACCGAGATAATACAGCATCTGCCAGGAATACGAACGTCCGTTTACAATGTCTGGAATAAAAACGTCATGTACAATGAAACGTCCGTAGCATCATTTACGGAGTCCGAGATAAGATCGTGGGTTAGCGAGTTTCGTAACAAACTGGACCATTTGCGGAGTTACGGTTTAGAAATATACGAGGAAATGCTCGCAGTCATTGATAGAGCCATAGAGCTCAAGAGAGGTTTTCGACTTCGAGACACCCAGCGACTCACTGTGCTACTCTTGCTCACGAACGATCGCAGCACACTGGCCCAAGTATCAACTGGTGAAGGAAAATCGTTGATTGTGGTAGCGCTCTCACTAATAAAGGCACTCCTAAGGGAAAAGGTAGACATTATAACAAGTTCACCGGTGCTTGCAAAACGTGACTCGGAAGTGAACAGCGATATTTATGGATTGTTCGGAATCGCTGTATCGCACAACTGTAGCGCTAACATTGAACAGCGTAAAGATGCGTACTCGATGCACCAGGTAGTGTACGGTGATTTGGCCAACTTTCAGCGCGACTACCTCTTGGACAGGTTCTACGGCAAAAACATATTGGGCGATCGTGATTTTGCAAATGTGATCGTCGATGAGGTGGACAGTATGCTGCTGGACAAAGGGAATAACATGTTATACTTGTCTCACGATATTCCCGGCATGGATAAGCTAGAGTCGGTGTACATTTTCATTTGGCAAATGGTGAACAACTCCAGCGAGCGTCCAGAGGACGTAGATATCGATATGGTAAAAGAGGAAGTACTAAACGGCATGTATAACAGAATTAAGTTAGACGATTTGCTGCAGCTGGATAAATGCCTGAGCCTACGAAGAGTGAACATGATTTGGAACTGTTTAGTAGATGGCGGAATATTGAATCAAGAAGGGCACGTAGTCTCTGATACGATTGATTCTAATAGACTGCAGGAAGTACTTTCACCTGAAGTGAAACAGTACAACCATCGACTCAACTTTCTCCTAAAGGAATGTGTCGAACGCGAGCTTGCTATCAATGTTCCTAACCATTTGAAAAAGTTTGTGGAAAGACATCTGACATCCTGGATAATAAGTGCTATAAATGCATTGCTGATGGAACCTGGACAATCGTACGTGGTAGACTGCCCCAAGTCAGGTTCAAAGGCATCTCGTAACCCTGGTATTATCATTCTTGACAAAGATACCGGAGCGGACCAGGGAAGCTCGCAATGGGACGAAGCGTTGCATCAATTTCTGCAACTCAAGCATGGTTGCAAGCTATCGATGCAAAGCTTAAAGGCGGTTTTCGTGTCCAATGTTACGTACTTCAAGATGTACAAACTATTGTACGGTTTAACAGGTACGCTCGGTTCGCAGCGAGAAAGGAATTTACTCAAAGAAATACATCAGGTAGCTTTTGTTACTATACCGACTGCCAAGTCGAAACAGTTTGAAGAATACGAACCCATCATTATTTCGGGACATAGGAGGTGGCTAGAAAGCATCCAGATCGAAGCGAACAAACTCATCAATGAAGAGAACAGATCAGTTCTTATCATCTGCGACACAATCAACGATGCCGAATGCATAGGCAACGCTTTGAAGGAAATGTTTGCAAACAACATGCACACCTACACTAGAGACTACCAAGAGTTTGAGGTCGTACAGGGAAGTAAGCAGCTGCCGCAGGGACAGATCATCATTGCAACCAACTTAGCAGGACGTGGTACAGACATACGAATTACGGATCAGCTCAGGAGAACTGGTGGGCTGCACGTGATGCTAACATATCTGCCGGAGAACATTCGGATCGAGGAGCAAGCTTTCGGTAGGGCAGCTAGAAGCGGCGATAAAGGATCGGGAAGATTGATTATAACGGTTACCAGCCAAAAGCAGCTCAAGAAATCGAAAATAATCGACTTAAAGAAGAAGCGCGATGAGCAGGAACTGCACCGCATATCGGAGATCAAGGCATACTATGAAAAGACGATTAGGGCCGAGGAGATTTGCTTCGACGAGTTCAAAAAGGTGTATGAAGTGCACAGGAAAAGCCTCGATAAGGCTGATGCTCCTGCTGAGGTGAAAACCGTTTTACAGCAAACTTGCCTAGATCAGTGGTCGTTTTGGCTGGATGAGTATAGTGACTCGATGGAGGACATTATGAGTGACTGTGACGACAGCGCCATTCCAACGGTGCTAAAGAATTTTCTATCGAAACTGTCTAAATTCGACACTGGAGTCGAAGGTGAACGCTTTAACAGCAACCGTTGGCAAGATTGGGTGGCAGGGAATCCAATGCGCATGGTGCAGTTGGCGAACTATCTATCGGAGTTTCATGTCAAGAAAAGTGAGGACTATCGCAAAAAAATGGCCAAGCAAGCTGTTAATGTGGTTCGCAAGGGTACATTCAACATTGAGAAAGACGTTACACTGGCCTACGAAACAGCTATGAGTTTGTATGGAGAAGTGATAAAAACTGAACCGCACTTTAGTGAAGCTGCGTATTACTATCGTGCCTACACGTTGATGAAAACTATCGAGTGGGAAAACGATACGAAAAGTACAACCAATCGGCAGCAATTAAAAGCCTTTAAACGGGATTTGCGGGAAGCCATAAGGCTTTTTGAGGGACATTGTACGTTTGCAATGCAAGCGGCAGCCACTGTAGACAAActgaaaagaaacagttttTGGCATGAAGACTATCAGGCACAGAAACAATGTATGTGTCAGTTGTATCAGTCCTTCATACGGTCAATAGAGGATATTTTTGGCCATGCCGTTACGTCTGGCACTTTTGTTACTGAGAATATAAAAGAACATCTGTCCGATCGAATCTTCACCAAGCTGATCGAAGAAGGTGCCATAGCGCGTCCAAAGGTTCGAAAAACCATATCGGATCGACAGTTGTACAGCATTCATAAAGACTATGGCATTCCGATTGAGGCTTTGAGAAGGTTCCTGACAGCACACGCAGGACCGATCGATGTAGATACATTCCTGGAAGAGTTCAGAAGATCATTCCCCCTCCCGAGCAGAGAACAGTTTTGGGAAATTCTGATCGACCAGAAGGTACTACATAGTGTTAAAAAGTATGTTCTAGTCGATACCGTCAAGCTGGAGGTAATCGATCCCTCGCTGACGGATGCCTTAAATGCAAAGGTGCGCAACAAAACGTTGGTCAAAGAGTCTATCGAGCGTGATAAAGATCAGATTGTTTTGTACCACGAATTATTACAGATATACGACACCGAAAATGGCGATCCGCAAGCAAACAGCAATATGGTAGACATATTTGAGCAAGATAATTTTATCACCTTGATCGGTAGGGAAAAGTTTGTGATGCTGACAAGGAAGGGTATAGTTAGATGCAATGAAAAGGCAAATATAGACAAACGCATGATGGCGGCGTGCAAGTTCTCGTCATTCGATTCCATATCGGCTGAGGACATTGCCTTTAAAGCAAACATAGTAATCGGTGAGGCGCGGTTAATAATAGAGGAATTGGTTAGCCGAAAGATCCTTGCACGAAATGGGGATTCCTATGTAATGACCGACGAAGTAAGAAGCTCGGAAGATGATCTAGTACCAACGTATCCCGTGTACGAAAGCTCGATTGAAGCTATACTTTCGCACTGCCTTTCCTATCGATCAGCTCTtagtaatataaaaaaacaacttgaAAACAATGACCAACCACTGCGCATACCACTGCAGTGCAATCCCTATCCAGAGCTATTCCAGAATTTGTTACAGCAAAACATTATCAATCCAATAATAGTGAAAGATGCCAATTTGAAGGACACACTAGATAGAGCCTTCCAAGTAAAACTGTATGTAAATTCGAATGGTATCATCTATCGGCAAGAGATGGTGCCATTGTTTTCCAAATCATTGTACATATCAACAGCTGATTCTGAGCGACTTTACGACCATTTCGTCGCGGATATCTTCGCTAATATACGGAAAGCAATAGAAAGGGCTGTGACCATCTTTAATCCATTTCTATTCGTAACGATTGACGAAAAACCTAAATCAGACACCAAAATAAAGTTTGAGCCGCTAAATCAAGCGGCTGAACGGTTACGATACGATATGGGGAAAACTGTAGAGGTGTTTCTTGCGCAACAAAAACAGTTTTATAAAACAGAAACTAGAAGCCATGTTGAGAATACTCTCAAGCAGATGAAACCTGCACTAGTAGGCCTGAAGGTTCCCAACATACAATTAAAATCAATCCAGGAAGTGACCAAATACGTAGAAACTAACTTTGGAAACTTTGAAGAGGAACAGTTATTCTATCTGAATGGTTTGCCACGACTGTTGCACCTGGTGGAGAAGCAGTGGTCTGAGCAAATGAATACCAATTTAAAGTTGGTCTGCGGAATTGCATTAGCGCAatttgctgcagcagcaatcaTAGAGATAGCGTCTGCAGGCTTGATGACTCACGTCGCTTCGGGACTGATGAGTGAAGGCATCAGTGACTTAATGTATGCGGTAAGTAGCTACCGGTCAGGATATTTCAGTTGGGAGGATTATAGATCAGAGAAGTGGAAAAGTGTACTGCTAACAGCTGTTACTGCCGGTGTCGGAGCGTACTTTTCCCGCGGTACAAAGGTATCACGGATTGCGAATAAAGTCAGTGGTCCCGGTCTAATGAAAGATGGGAAGGAAATCGCGACGATGACAGGATGGGGAATGATTAAAGAAATCGGAGGTACAAGAGTGTTTAGTGAGACGGTAAAACGGATCGTAATGAAAACCGCACAAGGTTTTGCACAAGGATTGGCAAATGTAATAGTCGACAAGTTTACCGAAGATTATTTGCAATCGTTGATCGAAACCATCGCTGCGGATATGCTTGCTCAAACAGTGCGTAAGGTGGACGATCATAAAATCGCCGACAGTCTGAAGAAGATTTATGATGAGTTAGGGGAGGAACAAACGAGAAATCTTGTACATCAACTGCCTGCCTTCGGAAGTAATGAGCGGGACACGTGCATATCGTATACCAAGCAAATCACAACCAGCTTGTCACAGGGTTTCGCGAGCGCAATGCAGAAAAACCAGAGCGGTAACAGAACGATGAAAATATTGAGCAACATTAGTACGGTGTGGGTTTGGACCGAACGGGCAATCGAGATAGGCAAGCTGACAGCAGTGATAGGAACATTTCTCGATAATTTAGATAGCCAAATGAACAAGAAGTTCAACGCCATGGCCAACAGTTCATCGGTAGCAGAGAATGCCCAACCAAACGAGGGTAGCAATTTCGAAAAGTTTAAGGCTGAAATTGTAAACGAATGGAAAATGCAACTGACAGAGCATGTTGGACGAATTATTGCACAGCATATAGTCAAACCATTATTAACCGATGCACTAAACCGGGTGGGCAAATACATCAAGCGGATCCCGCGTAACATCAAACAGCGAATGTTGAGGCGTAGAATGCAAAGATTGCAGAAGAAACATGACGAGAAAATGAGGAACAGAAGCCTTACGGacgaagcaaaagcaaacctgAAGGCAGAACATCAAGCCAAATTGCTGAAGATAATGTACAAGACGAAGAGTCCGTCTCTGTTTGCGGACATTATATTGGAGAATGTACCGATGGATCTGACATGTGCAGCGGCATGTACGCCGCTGGTACACGCGTTACTGGCGAAAATGGGGAAACCTGTGGCAGGTATAACAGTCACCATAATGGGAGAAAACGGTATACAGCAAACCTTCTGCACAGGGTCGCTCGACGGAGGAGAAGAAAGGAAGGTGGTCCTGCAGTTAAAGGACAATCATTTTACATTTTCCGACAGTCAGCTGAATGCTTCGAACAACAATTGTTTTTATGCAGCATTAAGCGAAGCTATACCGGAGCTGAAGAATATAGGTGCAGACGAATTCAGAAAACAAATAGCAGACACCATTCGGCATGATTCGGACGTGCAACATCGAATTCGACAAGGTTGGCATCGGTATCCGATAAAACAATGCAATGCAGTCGGAGGCAGAGCGTTGCCGCCAAAGCAAAAGACTAAACGCGTGAAGCAAACGCCTCAGCCGAACGTTAAAGTTGTTGTACCTAGAGCAAGTGAGGCGGAGCATTTAAAACCTTTAGCAGCTGAATTTCTCTCGCCACCGGTATTCTGCCCCGAGGCTAAAAGTGCTGCTTTGCATCTGTACTCTCGTTTAACCATTTATGAGTTTGAGTTTGCAGGAGTAATACAGGCAATAGTTGCCAAAACTGGAGTCCCATTTGAGAAATTGATGGAAGAAGGAGCTAGTAACTGTACGGATAATCTGGGGATAGTGAAAGGAGGTAAAATTCATCGAGCTCATACCATCAGAGTGAAAATTAATGAAGATGCACTGAAAGATCATCCGCATGAGCTGGCCATACTAAAAAAGTACGCTGGACATCGAGAGTATGTCTGTAAGGAGGCGAACCAGTATGATAAAATTGGCGGGATTATTGATAAGAGCCAAATGAACCGGTTAAAGAAACTTGTAAAAAATCATGATTTTAGTAAAAAACCTACGGCCGAGGACAAAGAAATCATGCAAAAACACTTGACGGACACGGCGAAGTTGATGGATCATCATAAatcagaaataaaaa atgaAAGTCCAAAGGATGATAGTGCGACGAAAcagcaaatcaaatcaaaaatcaaaaatgaAAGTCAAAGTCCAAAGGATGATAGTGCGACGAAACAccaaatcaaagcaaaaatcaaaaataaaagtcCAAAGTATGATAGTGCGATGAAACAGCAAATGGAAGTGGCAAAGGGTAAAATATTAACGATAGATGTTGATAAGCTTTACGAATACGGTCAATTCGGGCGTAAAGCGGTATGA